From a single Nymphaea colorata isolate Beijing-Zhang1983 chromosome 4, ASM883128v2, whole genome shotgun sequence genomic region:
- the LOC116253412 gene encoding uncharacterized protein LOC116253412, protein MKPPKSITFLLLLLLLFITAQGIRLSRELIAEIPAVRVQMIRKERSSMENRVQGSSHARHALQCRGSSCSGSRRLLANTLTSTQLVSVESKAEKKGRQEVTPSDHDAPDIMDIAGMDYSSARKSTPNHN, encoded by the exons ATGAAGCCTCCCAAATCAATCACCtttctgttgctgctgcttctCCTCTTCATAACAGCACAAG GAATACGTCTGAGTCGTGAGTTGATAGCTGAAATTCCCGCTGTGAGAGTCCAG ATGATCAGAAAGGAAAGGAGCTCAATGGAGAACAGAGTGCAGGGCAGCAGCCATGCGAGACATGCTCTCCAATGCAGAGGTTCATCATGTTCAG GAAGTAGAAGATTGCTTGCCAACACGCTCACTTCCACCCAG CTTGTGAGCGTGGAGAGTAAGgcagagaagaaaggaaggcaAGAAGTCACACCTTCGGATCATGACGCTCCAGATATCATGGACATCGCAGGAATGGATTATTCCTCTGCCAGGAAGAGCACTCCAAACCACAACTGA